A part of Tigriopus californicus strain San Diego chromosome 10, Tcal_SD_v2.1, whole genome shotgun sequence genomic DNA contains:
- the LOC131889009 gene encoding TAR DNA-binding protein 43-like: MTAAAAWVKIVENEGQSEDDEPMEIQTEPDGTLLLSSIITQFPGTIGLKFKNQETGGFRGVRCKEGVLQPPNPDGWGIITYICTKPKKSDDEPAAKRLKTSEVAAESKAENKKSDETSDLIVLGLPFSMDVTEVREFFEKFGPLSLCSVKRNKDGSSKGYGFMRYKDMESQKKSMLTRHMMQGRWVDVKIPDSQDKKVGADEGGIYKVFVARIDDSLSKQDLEDHFKQFGEITDIFWPRPFRGFAFVTFLESRVAQSLLNKDHVIKGVSVHIGMPVNRKKMDAPEARSSWSDGNASSSWGGYSRGGGGGGGYGGGYGGSGSFPVGDGGAGGRV; this comes from the coding sequence ATGACTGCGGCTGCGGCGTGGGTCAAGATTGTGGAAAACGAGGGTCAGAGCGAGGATGATGAGCCCATGGAGATCCAAACCGAACCGGATGGCACTCTCTTGCTGTCCTCCATTATCACGCAATTCCCCGGCACCATCGGGCTCAAATTCAAGAACCAAGAAACGGGTGGATTTCGAGGCGTTCGCTGCAAAGAGGGCGTGCTTCAACCGCCCAATCCTGACGGATGGGGCATCATCACTTACATATGTACCAAGCCCAAGAAGTCTGACGACGAGCCCGCGGCCAAGCGACTCAAAACGAGTGAGGTTGCAGCCGAGTCCAAAGCTGAGAACAAGAAAAGCGACGAGACGTCCGATCTGATCGTGTTGGGCTTACCCTTTTCCATGGACGTGACGGAAGTGCGCGAATTCTTTGAGAAGTTCGGCCCCCTCAGCTTGTGTTCGGTCAAGCGCAACAAGGATGGCAGCTCCAAAGGATACGGATTCATGCGCTACAAGGACATGGAGTCGCAGAAAAAGTCCATGCTCACGCGACACATGATGCAGGGTCGGTGGGTGGATGTAAAGATTCCCGATTCCCAAGACAAAAAAGTGGGCGCAGATGAAGGCGGAATCTACAAGGTATTCGTGGCTCGCATCGATGATAGCCTCAGCAAGCAAGATCTTGAAGACCACTTCAAGCAATTCGGCGAAATCACAGACATCTTCTGGCCTCGGCCCTTCCGTGGATTCGCCTTCGTGACATTCCTCGAATCCCGGGTGGCTCAGAGTCTCCTCAACAAGGACCACGTGATTAAAGGCGTGTCTGTCCATATTGGCATGCCCGTGAATCGCAAAAAGATGGATGCTCCGGAAGCTCGCTCATCCTGGTCTGATGGAAACGCTTCCTCCTCATGGGGGGGCTAcagtcgtggtggtggtggtggggggGGTTATGGCGGGGGCTATGGTGGGAGCGGCTCTTTTCCGGTGGGGGACGGTGGGGCGGGGGGGCGGGTATGA
- the LOC131887874 gene encoding prolyl 4-hydroxylase subunit alpha-2-like: protein MRSSWMAPMVLCLSLWLLSRQADGQIFSSMGELAKVFKMEVELVSVLQRHRDTLEESLNQIKNYAQEVKAMYEKEDCWPVKEKCTDQNLMDKIVGNPIYNYQVLKRLNVYFKKVEEATKAVDTKKTLQELRKVRNKHGGLPTEADLQGAAKALNRLQDMYKLNITDFARGRIFGLQTAAELSVKDTFFLGRFAMMNDNPEVALRWLEEAVIQAASEGNHTSPVKADRIEQVIKQVERKLPPGFRDIASFEGTDDFENNDFNLLKIPEKTRDPAKFTTLDDEMNYKALCQGRTLLSRVEQAKLLCSYSTLAHPFYLIGPVKTEVAYNDPHKIVILHEVIHDNEIEAIIQAAKPKINTATTGQERSISDLRVSRNGWLPDTEPSLTALNYRMNLLTGLQTVQALDAHQEGKKEEYEMFQVANYGIGGHYGFHQDPMFVYKEPDYLAKLGQDDYVTGDRMATLMLYLSDVSLGGRTAFPRLGISIVPKKGSAVFWYKFQA, encoded by the exons ATGAGATCCTCCTGGATGGCTCCGATGGTCCTGTGTTTGAGCCTTTGGTTGTTGAGCCGCCAGGCCGATGGGCAGATTTTCTCGTCTATGGGCGAATTGGCCAAAGTGTTCAAAATGGAAGTGGAACTCGTCTCCGTGCTTCAAAGGCATCGAGACACACTCGAAGAATCGCTCAATCAGATCAAAAATTATGCTCAAGAAGTGAAGGCCATGTACGAGAAAGAGGATTGCTGGCCAGTCAAAGAGAAATGCACCGACCAGAACCTGATGGACAAAATCGTGGGCAATCCCATTTACAATTATCAAGTGCTCAAGCGCTTGAACGTCTACTTTAAGAAAGTGGAGGAAGCCACCAAGGCTGTGGATACCAAAA AAACGCTCCAAGAGTTACGGAAGGTTCGCAACAAGCATGGCGGTCTTCCCACGGAGGCGGATCTTCAGGGGGCGGCCAAGGCTCTCAATCGCTTGCAAGACATGTACAAGTTGAACATCACGGATTTTGCCCGCGGACGAATCTTTGGCTTACAAACAGCGGCCGAGCTATCGGTGAAAGACACCTTTTTCCTTGGACG CTTTGCCATGATGAATGACAATCCCGAGGTTGCTCTTCGGTGGCTGGAAGAGGCCGTTATTCAAGCGGCCTCTGAAGGGAATCATACGTCGCCCGTTAAAGCCGATCGCATCGAGCAAGTCATCAAGCAAGTCGAGAGAAAATTGCCCCCAGGATTCCGAGACATTGCTAGCTTTGAAGGCACGGACGATTTCGAGAACAACGACTTCAACCTCCTAAAGATCCCTGAAAAGACCCGCGACCCGGCCAAGTTCACCACCCTGGACGACGAAATGAACTACAAAGCCTTGTGTCAAGGCCGGACCCTCCTCTCTCGAGTCGAGCAAGCCAAACTGTTGTGCAGCTACTCGACTCTGGCGCACCCCTTCTACCTGATTGGCCCCGTAAAAACCGAGGTTGCGTACAATGATCCCCACAAGATCGTGATCCTACATGAGGTGATTCACGACAACGAGATCGAGGCGATAATCCAAGCCGCCAAACCCAAGATCAACACCGCCACCACGGGTCAGGAGCGCTCGATCTCGGATCTCCGCGTTTCTCGCAACGGATGGTTGCCAGACACCGAGCCGTCTCTGACAGCGCTAAATTACCGAATGAATCTCTTGACTGGCCTTCAGACAGTGCAAGCCTTAGATGCTCACCAGGAGGGTAAAAAAGAGGAATATGAGATGTTTCAG GTGGCGAACTACGGGATTGGCGGCCACTATGGCTTTCATCAGGATCCCATGTTTGTATACAAGGAGCCCGACTATCTGGCGAAGCTCGGTCAAGATGACTACGTCACTGGAGATCGAATGGCTACCCTCATGCTCTACCTTTCCGAT GTCTCGTTGGGTGGAAGAACGGCGTTTCCACGGCTCGGAATCAGCATCGTCCCGAAGAAAGGCTCCGCCGTGTTCTGGTACAAATTTCAAGCGTAG
- the LOC131887875 gene encoding uncharacterized protein LOC131887875 translates to MDPRELQERYQHYSVAFAIQLTNATDLELNHIGTDIQYGQVDLVDPNRPATLSTGNNGNNNHNDGNSGPMNSNDLELQECPLNGQKIASRTKTVIIGRNTSFRIPTGSSGVHVWRIGHTHYYLIVGWSGPRNFYTHSNTLMLGITNGKPVQLEDKGLAGLFNHLYQFPEDQLSSAGWFTRVTCHYNQGTQEGQLTTNKFLLGAQVEQEHKSWNTVCLRVADEHVPRDQFQAWFATQKAGVKLLAHRRSNLSAINPTEEEQNHLALVIEFRHKKTQRDDSVWLCELSGTPQSKRDIRLSDVSRVNCELVSKGDLTQTRRPLHLRVYNLGEIQTNVPDIQYHCQRIESNRALGLNERCRDWIMELAARLNMPNREVIPQALEIPVEGHMSDEMGVNILGANGPIDSMPMPANAMDSLRFLSPSSLLQHEKLKSLSSHL, encoded by the exons ATGGATCCCAGGGAGCTCCAAGAGCGCTATCAACACTATTCTGTGGCCTTTGCCATTCAACTGACCAACGCCACGGATCTAGAATTGAATCACATCGGGACCGACATCCAATACGGACAGGTTGATTTGGTGGATCCCAACCGCCCCGCGACTCTCAGCACCGGTAACAACGGTAACAACAACCACAATGACGGCAACTCGGGCCCCATGAACTCAAATGATCTGGAGCTCCAAGAATGCCCCCTGAATGGTCAGAAGATTGCTTCACGCACGAAAACCGTGATCATTGGGCGGAACACCTCTTTTCGAATTCCTACCG GCTCATCAGGTGTTCATGTGTGGCGAATTGGACACACGCACTACTACTTGATCGTGGGCTGGAGTGGGCCCAGAAACTTCTACACTCACAGCAACACACTCATGCTTGGAATCACCAACGGGAAACCCGTTCAATTAGAAG ACAAGGGCCTGGCTGGCTTGTTCAACCATCTGTACCAGTTTCCAGAGGACCAATTGTCCAGTGCGGGATGGTTCACACGCGTGACTTGCCATTACAATCAAGGCACACAAGAGGGACAGCTCACAACCAACAAGTTCTTACTCGGGGCTCAAGTGGAACAGGAGCACAAATCTTGGAACACGGTGTGCCTGAGAGTGGCCGACGAGCATGTACCCAGAGACCAGTTCCAGGCCTGGTTTGCTACCCAAAAAGCCGGGGTCAAGCTTTTGGCCCACCGTCGATCCAACTTGAG TGCCATCAACCCGACCGAGGAAGAGCAAAACCACCTGGCTTTGGTCATTGAGTTTCGCCATAAGAAAACCCAACGGGACGATTCGGTGTGGTTATGCGAGTTGAGTGGCACGCCTCAATCCAAGCGCGACATTCGGCTCTCGGACGTTTCGCGGGTCAACTGCGAGCTCGTGTCCAAGGGTGACCTCACCCAAACCCGGAGACCTCTCCACCTTCGCGTCTACAATCTGGGTGAAATCCAAACCAACGTCCCGGACATTCAATACCACTGTCAACGCATCGAGTCCAACCGGGCCCTCGGATTAAACGAGCGTTGTCGGGATTGGATCATGGAACTGGCGGCTCGACTCAACATGCCCAATCGAGAGGTCATCCCGCAAGCCTTGGAGATCCCGGTGGAGGGTCACATGAGTGACGAGATGGGCGTGAACATCCTGGGGGCCAATGGACCCATTGACTCGATGCCCATGCCCGCCAATGCTATGGATTCGCTTCGATTCCTCAGTCCTTCTAGCCTTCTCCAACACGAGAAACTGAAGAGCCTGAGTTCGCATCTCTAG
- the LOC131889010 gene encoding uncharacterized protein LOC131889010: MTEPSRFNPPDMGGVPVFNDLYESTANYTKEKEVAEVAEVELADTPQGTLHHPLGDSSLGSVSLGASKRSLATASSSSSSPPPPTPTTTTYSDPGVLSSPDPKEREEEPEKGPPAPKRPTPQPPENEGHSVCGVSHERRIFIGSLPPSLTEKPLLAHFLAFGPIIDCKVVRDRSTGISRGFAFLTFACESSAEKALNAERHVVEGKSILVSRVRNTPSDQSATSAINAINSTSRHVVEGKSILVSRVRNTPSDQSATSAINAINSTSAASGTSATSATSATSVKPPQRIKSMGFLEDIVLPNQRRIYIGPLLDDVTPSDLARQFAHFGVIQGISRLRGSGATTSRISYGFIDFQEVVSIRRAFASKVFVKGRHVKVALSRLAMEVALSESTVYFFEAHVYCDELHLENHFSPLGSIYRCLHFRQSTGQARSFGFVDYLDKHSADRACLNKSQLMYPGQFVRVSRALPQRYLWEFFAIGDTEANAIIKEMEKKIPTEGSWGGSNLRGFVNLKTPLKSKQVRIPSVMLPVLIGERGKTIAEICRDSKTQITLPRPDSNNPNVILTLRGTEPDLVTAQYLMQRILKAKMANP; encoded by the exons ATGACGGAACCTTCGCGATTCAATCCCCCTGACATGGGCGGTGTGCCTGTTTTTAACGATCTCTATGAGTCCACGGCCAACTACACTAAGGAGAAGGAGGTGGCCGAGGTGGCCGAGGTGGAGTTAGCCGATACGCCTCAAGGGACTTTGCACCACCCGCTCGGAGACTCCAGTCTTGGTTCAGTCTCCCTTGGCGCGAGCAAGCGTTCTCTGGCCACTgcctcttcttcgtcttcttctcctcctcctcctactcctactactactacttatTCCGACCCTGGTGTGTTGAGCTCCCCTGACCCCaaagagagggaggaggagcccgagaaaggtCCTCCCGCCCCCAAGAGGCCCACGCCACAACCGCCAGAAAATGAAGGCCATTCCGTTTGTGGTGTATCCCATGAGCGCCGAATCTTCATCGGGTCTTTGCCTCCTAGCTTAACCGAAAAGCCTCTACTGGCCCATTTCTTGGCTTTCGGGCCCATTATCGACTGTAAAGTGGTGCGAGATCGGAGCACGGGCATTTCCCGTGGCTTCGCTTTCCTCACCTTTGCCTGCGAATCTAGCGCAGAGAAGGCCCTCAACGCCGAGCGACACGTGGTCGAAGGCAAGTCCATCCTGGTGTCGCGGGTTCGAAACACACCCTCCGATCAGTCGGCCACCTCCGCCATCAACGCCATCAACTCCACCTCG CGACACGTGGTCGAAGGCAAGTCCATCCTGGTGTCGCGGGTTCGAAACACACCCTCCGATCAGTCGGCCACCTCCGCCATCAACGCCATCAACTCCACCTCGGCCGCCTCGGGCACCTCGGCCACCTCGGCCACCTCGGCCACCTCGGTGAAGCCACCTCAGAG GATCAAATCCATGGGTTTCTTGGAGGATATCGTCTTGCCCAATCAGCGCCGCATTTACATTGGTCCCTTGTTAGACGACGTGACACCATCGGATTTGGCTCGGCAATTCGCTCACTTTGGCGTGATTCAGGGCATATCCCGCCTGAGAGGCTCGGGTGCCACCACGTCCCGGATTAGCTACGGGTTCATCGACTTCCAAGAGGTCGTGTCCATTCGTCGGGCCTTTGCCTCTAAAGTGTTTGTCAAAGGGCGGCACGTGAAAGTTGCCTTGTCCCGATTAGCCATGGAAGTGGCATTGAGCGAATCCACCGTCTATTTCTTCGAG GCTCACGTGTATTGCGACGAATTGCACTTGGAGAACCACTTCTCGCCCTTGGGTAGCATCTACCGTTGTCTCCATTTTCGCCAGTCCACGGGTCAGGCCAGGTCCTTTGGGTTTGTGGATTATTTGGATAAGCACAGTGCCGATCGAGCGTGCCTGAATAAATCTCAATTGATGTATCCGGGACAGTTTGTGCGGGTCTCACGCGCTCTACCGCAAAGGTATCTGTGGGAATTTTTCGCCATTGGTGACACCGAGGCCAATGCCATCATTaaggaaatggagaaaaaaatccccacTGAAGGTTCTTGGGGTGGATCCAATCTAAGAGGATTCGTCAACCTAA AGACTCCCCTCAAGTCTAAACAAGTTCGCATCCCGAGTGTCATGTTGCCGGTCCTGATAGGCGAACGTGGCAAAACCATCGCTGAGATTTGTCGGGACTCGAAAACTCAAATCACCTTGCCCAGACCGGATTCGAATAACCCCAACGTGATCCTTACTCTCAGAGGAACGGAGCCGGATCTCGTGACAGCTCAATATCTCATGCAAAGGATCCTCAAGGCGAAGATGGCTAATCCGTAG
- the LOC131887877 gene encoding zinc finger protein 93-like: MGTVGPASWAGLTWDAFLADIHLVGVTIENWAILHKTHFDFFTEDEPHCGQSLYLEVATGRYYHKVFGRTIGQGQVSAHDPAALRALAQDLFQDVAICRGFDAQVKNETQSLQESHWHPYPRKTSLNCQVVFKLNPADAGPPAATPLLCAQCARAIKVESLEPPALNVNDYLSTPWPPGQPFKREAHGLVGDQPEPPNPPGHSGSDRVSGRRASPQRKVRLKPSLVHWTEPDDEDALDMELTYSSEDHHEETEEEEEEEEEEAEEEADLPAGAGKPRPRRRLKKFKIDPNSSGRTENNIALDREDAVQRRPRKGRTCNHCHKYFSSGNGYRNHRARLRRDERRLSCKHCDSYYYSFSELAEHIVSAHRDAPISFQDHLQNPEEIEQMARGHKCSICSLYFNSHVLVFRHKAFYHELGDFFCEACDEHLLTYYHLVMHNYNAHDKPTPFLAPPVDDLVRTEQEDGKIKYSKEQHICPDCKKVFKYDSDWGTHMKTTHSWWVFECQDCDEMCHYAKDFSAHIRHFHGDNPVVHCPKCFEEISLKDNPDHFNEHFRHCVKRTQAKKRENISFQCDKCGKNYSTQYLLQCHLMSHEGVEKYICEKCDYGTNLKKVMEDHQKAHMRAEGLTQDNSGTNLFFHCDQCPKRFSRNLTLNRHIKSVHEGIKRVMKCKTCDATFNSSSMLYIHKRRVHGFVSNLNRRGRRPH; the protein is encoded by the coding sequence ATGGGCACGGTAGGCCCCGCCAGTTGGGCGGGCCTCACTTGGGATGCCTTCCTGGCCGACATCCACTTGGTAGGCGTGACCATTGAGAACTGGGCCATCCTGCACAAGACTCACTTTGACTTTTTCACGGAAGACGAACCGCATTGCGGCCAAAGCCTGTACCTGGAAGTGGCCACGGGCCGATATTATCACAAGGTCTTTGGGCGGACCATTGGCCAGGGCCAAGTGAGCGCCCATGACCCGGCCGCCCTTCGAGCTTTGGCCCAAGATCTCTTCCAGGATGTGGCCATTTGTCGCGGATTCGATGCCCAGGTCAAGAACGAAACCCAGTCACTCCAAGAGTCTCATTGGCATCCCTATCCCCGAAAAACCAGTCTCAATTGTCAAGTCGTCTTCAAACTGAACCCAGCCGACGCTGGGCCCCCGGCGGCCACGCCCCTATTGTGCGCTCAATGCGCACGGGCCATCAAGGTCGAAAGCCTCGAGCCACCCGCTCTCAATGTGAATGATTACCTGTCAACGCCGTGGCCCCCCGGTCAGCCTTTCAAGCGAGAGGCCCATGGTCTAGTGGGGGATCAGCCTGAACCACCCAATCCACCGGGTCATTCCGGATCAGACCGGGTGAGTGGTCGCCGAGCATCGCCCCAGCGGAAAGTCCGACTCAAACCGAGCTTGGTCCACTGGACTGAGCCGGACGACGAGGACGCCCTGGACATGGAGTTGACTTACTCTTCTGAAGACCATCACGAAGAaaccgaagaagaagaagaagaagaagaagaggaggcgGAGGAAGAAGCCGATTTGCCTGCTGGTGCTGGTAAACCCAGGCCACGGCGGAGGctgaagaaattcaaaatcgATCCCAACTCTTCAGGTCGCACTGAGAATAATATTGCCTTGGACCGTGAAGATGCCGTTCAGCGGCGTCCTCGTAAAGGCCGCACGTGTAATCACTGCCATAAGTACTTTAGCAGTGGTAACGGATATCGAAATCATCGAGCCCGATTGAGGCGAGACGAGCGACGGCTCTCGTGCAAGCATTGCGATAGTTACTACTACAGCTTTTCCGAGCTAGCAGAGCACATTGTGTCCGCCCATCGTGACGCACCGATCAGTTTCCAGGATCACCTCCAAAACCCGGAAGAGATTGAGCAAATGGCCCGTGGCCAtaaatgttccatttgtagCCTCTATTTTAACAGCCATGTCTTGGTCTTTCGTCATAAGGCCTTCTATCACGAATTGGGCGATTTCTTCTGTGAGGCGTGCGATGAGCACCTGCTCACCTACTATCACTTGGTGATGCACAACTACAACGCGCACGACAAGCCCACGCCCTTCTTGGCTCCGCCCGTGGATGACCTGGTGCGCACGGAGCAAGAGGACGGGAAAATCAAGTACTCCAAAGAGCAACACATTTGTCCGGACTGCAAGAAGGTGTTCAAGTACGATTCGGATTGGGGCACGCACATGAAAACCACCCACTCATGGTGGGTGTTCGAGTGCCAAGACTGTGACGAGATGTGCCATTATGCCAAAGACTTTTCCGCTCACATTCGTCACTTCCACGGGGACAATCCTGTGGTCCATTGTCCCAAGTGCTTCGAAGAGATCTCGCTCAAGGACAATCCAGACCACTTCAATGAGCATTTCCGACATTGCGTAAAACGGACGCAAGCCAAGAAACGCGAAAACATATCGTTCCAGTGCGACAAGTGCGGCAAGAACTACTCCACTCAATATTTGCTTCAGTGCCATCTCATGTCCCATGAGGGCGTGGAAAAGTACATTTGTGAAAAGTGCGACTATGGGActaatttgaaaaaggtcatgGAGGACCACCAGAAAGCTCACATGCGGGCCGAAGGTCTGACGCAAGATAATAGCGGCACGAATCTATTCTTCCATTGTGATCAGTGTCCGAAGCGCTTCTCGCGTAATCTCACCCTCAATCGCCATATCAAATCCGTGCACGAAGGCATCAAACGCGTCATGAAGTGCAAGACCTGTGATGCCACGTTCAACAGTAGCTCCATGCTCTACATTCACAAGAGACGAGTCCATGGGTTTGTGTCCAACTTGAATCGGCGAGGTCGTCGACCGCACTGA